The Cicer arietinum cultivar CDC Frontier isolate Library 1 chromosome 1, Cicar.CDCFrontier_v2.0, whole genome shotgun sequence genome contains the following window.
AGGGCATGAGATCCTCAATTAAGTTAAACGTATTAAACAAACCAAGACATTCTTATTCTAAGCACCCAATTTATGATCAGTTTAAGTTTGCTGGTCAGATATAATTCCATGATACTAATTCAAAgagtttaaaaattaattttctgtTATTCTCTTGCTATACATCCTTTATACCATGAGAAACTAATCGATTTACAGAAGTGAACCCGTGAATTAAACCCAGATTAACGTTTTCTTCATTTTGGGAAAAGCTAATAGTTTTGTAGAGGAGAGGTATTTGAGTTGTCAAATTACAACCTAGTCCAGGGTTGCCCTTGGGTTGCTGTCTTACCGACAACTAGGGACTCAAGACTCCTCGCACTTATGGCATGAGAGTGATGTGAGATAGGGATGGCAATAAAATCCGCACCCGCGGGTACCCACCGAACCCGCTTGATTTGGGCGGGGAAAACCTGCTTTAATTGGGTGCGGGTGCGGATTTTCCCCGACATCAAAATTCGGGGGCGGGGACGGGTTTGGGGGTGGTGATATCCACCATGCACCCGCACCCGCACCCGAACCCGCAAGTAATATTattgcaatttttaaattttatatacatatacatattgaatatatttaatattcttttaaatattaaaaattataattttatttctatataaaatattttttattttattattatttaataattattattttattataacaaatatgatgtttaaatttataattttatatatatgtgcgGGTGCGGGCGGAGAAACCCAAGACTCGTTGCGGGCAGAGATAGGTGTCTAAATTTTACCTGATTAATCGGATGCGGGTGTGGAGGAGGCGAAATCTGCCCCCGCCCCGCCCCGTTGCCATGCCTAATGTGAGACAAGGAGTTTGAATTAGTGTATAATTCACAGTGCATTTGGGTAGAAAAGGCTGGAGGAGAAATCTTGACCAATTAGTTGTTTGATTTGATGACTACTTCCCATTTTCAACCTTTTTCTTGGGGATTCCCTTGACTTCATTTTTACTTGAATGAGAACTTTACCCAATTGTAGATAAAACTTTCTAATAGGTCCAAATTCCAATTGGATTTGCTGTAGACAAGGTTGTTAGGAGCGAGCTCTAAAGCGTAACATCATAAGATCTTACGCGTTTTTTAGCGTGAATAGTGTTAGAGCGAAGGCAAAATCGTTGGAGAACCCAGATCTTTGAGTGCGCAGAGGCAGAGTGTGGGAGGAGTGCGCCGTGTCACGCAGAGGAAGAGCAGTTTCACGAAGACGAAGTGTCGTTTCGCAAAGATCCGACCCGTTTAGCGCCGTTTCTACCCGCATGCTTTGGCCCAGTTTTGCATCTCTTCACCTTCAAATTCTGCATTTGTGTTAATGGGTCGGGTCTGTATCCTAGTTTTTTGGAAAACAGTGTTTCGCATTAAAAAAACCTAACAAATTATGACATGTGTCGTTTTGCTTActctgttttctattttttttactaatcgTTTTGCTTACTCCTTTTTCTATTCACGTTGTTTTGCTTACTCTATTGAATAGcttgttttcttttttggttttgaataattaattaataataataatttctgtTGTGATTTTAAAACTACatacatataattttaaattatattaaaatctgattttgaAGGCATCAACTTGGGACTTGGTTTTTTTTCAATGATTAATTGCTTTTCAACTTTGGAAATTTTAATACTTAAATTAATGATTCAATTTCATATTCCCTCCTTCTATTTcttctataaatttttatgttaaagctatttttcttaattttatggTATAATTTTGTCTATTTTGTGGGATCTTAAGATTCATGTTATTACGATCCCATGATCTACACTTTTTCTATATCCCAAAGATCTTAGGTAGGATTTAGAGTTTGACAACCTTGACCCACAGTGTTTGCCCcgttattattttttctcaaacTTCTAGAGTCTTCTATGTTCTTTGTCTCGGTCAACTAACACACGAAGCAGCTCATACAAGCCGTTTATCATTAAGAATATGCAAGATAAATTTACAATTATCCCGGCAGAGTAGGGATCCACCTATCTTGCAGCGTTTCACGACCTCTCTAATCTGCCCATCATATGTGCTGCCTGCATCTTCCAGCTTGCGTGTGAGTTGGGTTACAAGCCCTAAAATCAAACCATTATGTGGTTCTTCCATTAGGCCGAGCCCTCAATTACAAACACCACCAGCACCACTCTCCCCATCTTCACCTATGTCTCTGTCCTCGGCTCCAACTGTGATACAGAACAAGGGAGCCGTCGAGACTAAATCGGGAGTCGGATAGTGGAGACCTATATTTAATGTCAACGAGAGCAAGAATAGAAACGAATACTAAATCCCGGAGTTGTTTGTGAAGGTTCAGTTAAAGCAACCTCCTACAGCTTAAGCATATTACAATTTACAACCCCTATTCTATTTCAAGTTTACTACAGCAGAAACGGTAATGTCAAATTACAGCTGCAGTGTAATGAGGTATGCGTATTGTACGTGTTCAACACCataattcattaattaattttagctCACGATTCTACCATTAAGAGTGTGCTGCATTTGATACACACTGAAGTACATGACAGACATAACAATACAGGACAAACCTTAAAGTTACTAGACAACTTTTTATGTTTTGGTATTTGGTGGACAGTGCGCAGCACAaacttctatttttaatatCCAACATAcatgtgttttatttatttcttttcaccTTTGGTAAGTTAAAATGTTGTTAAATACATCATACGAACTCTATGTCACAACCTAACTCAACATAAAAAAGCAAACACACAGAGGAAGGGAGAGAAAGAACTTACAGTTTTCCATCCATCTGGATCTAAGAAAGAAGTGATCTTTGTGTTGAGGCCAGGAATTGGCCCTGGTTCCCTGGTAATCTTCCCTCCAAGCTCTTGAATGACTGTTTTGACTACTTCAGCACTCTTGTATACATCATCAGTGCCAATAGCAATCTGTTATATAGTATACACCACACAAATTTTATCAAGGGGTGCAGAAATGTGATAATACCAGTTTAGCCTTCTAGAAGGAAATATAATGTTTAACTAACCTGGGCATAAGCATTTCCCTTGGTGTATTCAGTGACACCATAGTTATATGTCAGCTCCAACACAACTGTCTCGTGCTCCTCTGCATACCCAAGCATAGCTAAAGTGTACTGTAGAATGTGCAGTGTATTCAGGATAATCATAAGCAAAACACGACTTATGCTTCAAATATGGCTGGGACCAATGTAGATCGCTAAGATCAAGTTAAGAAGGTATCTCACCTTGTATTGAGGTCTATCAACCTTCTTCACCAGCTTCAAACCCAAAGCCTGCAAAAATATGATCCAGTAGAACACAGccttagttaataaaaaaaacactgtTGTATTAagaaaacattatttatatataaaactattcCTCTGCTTTCACCCAATATCTTAAACTTATAGTATGGCTAGTTCATGACGTGGTATCATTGTCTCTATAACCGAGTGATCCAGATATTAATCCTTGTTGGTCctgttcttctaaaaaaaaattcagcaCAAAGTTGGGTGGGCGTATGTGATGTCGACAGTTCAAGCTTGATGGGCTCTTGCATCAAGGGACATGTTAAACATGAAACCATTCATgtgctttattttttatttacctaataagttaaatttttagatCATTGGTTCACTACAGAAATAAACTTAAAATCACAATATATCAAAAAACAGTTTCATGGTTGTGTCAATCACAAGAAATCCCATTAGTTCCGCAATATAGATCCTTGATGCCACAGAAAATAGAGGATAAATTCAGTCATTTCATGGTTGCCTAAATGAATAGTAAACCACCATAATGCAGTTGCTCTACTTCAAGCATAGAAAGTCGGAAACCAATTAATGAAAgaggtttttattttaattattaacataAGCACTAGATACTTCACGTCTAACTCATTCCTAGACATTCCTCCCTAAAATGGATAAGTAGGGGCACCAAGCAAAAATAATAGCTATAAAACCATTTATGAGCTTTCACATAATAGCTCTGTGCAAAGTGTCTCAAGTTAAATTTTTACAACTCATGTTTTTCTGGATAGATGTTACATTTCAGAAAGGATAGATAGACTTATACAATGTCAACACTAAAGGCCAGTAGAAAAGACCAGTGTGAGGGGAGCGTTTGATATGAAAATCATTATCAGTTAACACTTAATAGCTTAAGCTTttggaatattttatataagaaaTCACTGAAAGTGTTCGCTATCAATAAGAAAgattttcttgtaaaaaaatgGAACTACAAAGAACATAATTTTTCAAAGTAGTCGTCTGTTTCAGTTGATAGGCCTCAAATTGCTTAGCTAGTTTCGCAATGGAGCATATTCAAGGCGGGAGTTCATTTGCAGGATattatcattttgttttgatcttCAGGAGGTGATACAATCATACAAGAATGCATTACGGTATTACCACCAAAATATCAGCAGAAAGAAAGGCTTATATGAAATTCAAGTGAGAAGacattaatatttatgaaactGAGTATAAAACAGAGGACCTGTACAAAACTACAGATAGAAATGAATATTTATGAAACTGAGTTGAAAGCACATCATCTGTACAAATTATGATTACATTAAAATGGATGTTcctcaaaagaaaaaattgacttGGAAGTTACCttttcataaaacttaattgAGCGCTCTAAGTCACCAACACGAAGCATTACTTGGCATAATGGCTCAGGGGTTGAAGCTCTTTGGAGAATTTCAAAAGCATAACCATCAGGATCCGTCACAAAGGCAATAACAGTTGTCCCACCACTAACTGGGCCAGGCTCCCTAGTGACTTTTCCACCCTTAGCCCGGATGTCTTCAACCAATTTGTAGACCTAAAAATGGAAGAGATACTCACTTCAATTTCAGTATAGAAGAGTCGAGCTTTTGTTAAAATAGACTGTAGCTTACATCTGGAGTTGCGATGGCAAAATGTCCAAAGCCAGTTCCAATATC
Protein-coding sequences here:
- the LOC101504625 gene encoding lactoylglutathione lyase GLX1-like isoform X1, producing MHPASFSRLCFLLFFIIVIRYSHWYFPLDHSLQIGVFAPTLNMAEAAQSNAELLEWPKKDKRRILHAVYRVGDLDRTIKFYTECFGMKLLRKRDVPEEKYANAFLGFGSEQTHFVVELTYNYGVSSYDIGTGFGHFAIATPDVYKLVEDIRAKGGKVTREPGPVSGGTTVIAFVTDPDGYAFEILQRASTPEPLCQVMLRVGDLERSIKFYEKALGLKLVKKVDRPQYKYTLAMLGYAEEHETVVLELTYNYGVTEYTKGNAYAQIAIGTDDVYKSAEVVKTVIQELGGKITREPGPIPGLNTKITSFLDPDGWKTVLVDNQDFLKELE
- the LOC101504625 gene encoding lactoylglutathione lyase GLX1-like isoform X2 produces the protein MAEAAQSNAELLEWPKKDKRRILHAVYRVGDLDRTIKFYTECFGMKLLRKRDVPEEKYANAFLGFGSEQTHFVVELTYNYGVSSYDIGTGFGHFAIATPDVYKLVEDIRAKGGKVTREPGPVSGGTTVIAFVTDPDGYAFEILQRASTPEPLCQVMLRVGDLERSIKFYEKALGLKLVKKVDRPQYKYTLAMLGYAEEHETVVLELTYNYGVTEYTKGNAYAQIAIGTDDVYKSAEVVKTVIQELGGKITREPGPIPGLNTKITSFLDPDGWKTVLVDNQDFLKELE